From the Lolium rigidum isolate FL_2022 chromosome 2, APGP_CSIRO_Lrig_0.1, whole genome shotgun sequence genome, one window contains:
- the LOC124686962 gene encoding tricetin 3',4',5'-O-trimethyltransferase-like — MADEEACMFALQLANSAVLPMAIRTSIELGLLETLVGAGGKLLTPEEAVKKLPSKAKHPDAASMIDRMLRVLASYKVVTCEVEEGKDGRLSRRYGATPVCRWLAPNEDGASMAPFALLTQDRVFMEAWCHMKDAILEGGSAFHRAFGTSWFEYAGQDARFNRLFNEAMEHHSVILTKKLLELYKGFDGIGTLVDVAGGVGAVIHAITSKYPSIKGINFDLPHVIADAPPYPGVEHVSGDMFKKMPSGDAILMKWILNCFSDDECATLLKNCYDALPAHGKVINVECILPVNPDATNGAQALIAVDLSLLVYSPGGKERYHRDLEKLAKGAGFTGVTATYIFADFWAMEYTK, encoded by the coding sequence ATGGCCGACGAAGAGGCGTGCATGTTCGCTCTGCAGCTGGCCAACTCGGCTGTGCTGCCGATGGCGATTAGGACATCCATCGAGCTGGGCCTTCTGGAGACTCTTGTGGGCGCCGGCGGGAAGTTGCTGACTCCCGAAGAGGCTGTCAAGAAGCTGCCGTCCAAGGCCAAGCACCCGGACGCGGCGTCCATGATAGATCGCATGCTGCGTGTGCTCGCCTCGTACAAGGTGGTGACGTGTGAGGTGGAGGAGGGCAAGGACGGCAGACTCTCGCGCCGCTACGGCGCCACGCCGGTGTGCCGGTGGCTCGCCCCCAACGAGGACGGCGCCTCCATGGCCCCGTTCGCTCTCCTCACCCAGGACCGCGTCTTCATGGAGGCGTGGTGCCACATGAAGGACGCGATCCTGGAGGGCGGCAGCGCGTTCCACAGGGCGTTCGGGACGTCGTGGTTCGAGTACGCAGGCCAGGACGCGCGCTTCAACCGACTCTTCAACGAGGCCATGGAGCACCACTCGGTCATcctcaccaagaagctcctcgagCTGTACAAGGGCTTCGACGGCATCGGCACCCTGGTTGATGTGGCAGGCGGCGTGGGCGCCGTCATCCACGCCATCACCTCCAAGTACCCGAGCATCAAGGGGATCAACTTCGACCTTCCCCACGTCATCGCCGACGCCCCGCCTTACCCCGGCGTGGAGCACGTCAGCGGTGACATGTTCAAGAAGATGCCCTCCGGCGACGCCATCCTCATGAAGTGGATCCTCAACTGCTTCAGCGATGACGAGTGCGCCACCCTGCTCAAGAACTGCTACGACGCGCTGCCCGCCCATGGCAAAGTCATCAACGTCGAGTGCATCTTGCCGGTGAACCCGGACGCCACCAACGGTGCGCAGGCGTTGATCGCCGTCGATTTGAGCCTGCTCGTGTACAGCCCGGGCGGCAAGGAGAGGTATCACAGGGACCTGGAGAAGCTAGCCAAGGGCGCCGGCTTTACCGGCGTCACGGCCACCTACATCTTCGCCGACTTCTGGGCCATGGAGTACACTAAGTAG